GAGCAAGAGAACCGATATGTACTTCAAGGGTAACATGATCCGATCAGCGTCCTTGGGTGTATTCATTCAGCTCCTCAATGGAACTCTCGAATGAAAAGGCATCATTGAGCTTGTAGTAATTGCCGATGTCGTAGGTGCGCTCGTAGGCATACTTGGCAAATTCCAGCTTAGTATCCTCAAAACTGAAGGTATTCATGATCCCTTTCACCTGTTCTGCGGTAAAACAGCGATCTCTTCCTACTTGCTTCGCCGTGGTCATCTTGGTCTCTTCAAAACTCTTGCTCTCAATGCTGGTCTTCGCATCTGCATATTCAGTAGGCGACATTGGCCAACCGCAGCCGATAGGACCGGTGTATCCCGGCATGTGATAGATAGGCGGCTCTGGTACAGGGGAAACAGGTTCAACGGGGTATGATGGAGTAGCTGTATTACTGTTCGTAACCGTAGTGGTTGTGGTTGTCATCGTGGTGGTTTGCGTGGTAGTGGAAGACCCGCTGCCTTCGGTAACACCCACATTCATGTTGAAGTCAACACCATTCACACCCATATCGATCCGTACATTTTCTCCGGTACCATCACTACTAGACCCTTCGATCACCGTTGTGGTGATCTGCTGCGAACCGTTCTCAATCGTACGCCCTTCATTGACCACACCGTTCGGCCCATCCTCAACAAAATTCGATGGATCAGGAGAAGGAAGTTTTGCAGCCGTTCCTAACCCCGCCTCACCTGTCATACGCAACACACGTTCGCCTTTCTTGTTGTTCGTTATCATCAAGGTATACTCCTTACCAAGAGTGAAGTAGCCTGATTTCTTGAACGCGGGTTGGGCCGCATCCTCGAAATTGATCATTATCACAGGTGTTTCCGTGCGAATTCCTGTTGCAACTACGCGGGAGGCCGCCTGGGCATTCTTCACATCACCATCAACGGTCAAAGTGAACTTGGAGCCATCATCGGTAAAGAATACAAGATCGGTTGTTTGGGCTAGACAACTGGCGGTTAGCAGCGTCGTGAGGAAGAGGGTGGCAGATCTGATCATGATGATTTTTTATTGGGTTGCGAAGTTAGCTTTCGACAGTACTTAGGCAAGGGGTGTGCCAAACCAATAGTCGACGGACTCCATGAGTTCGGTATGATCCAATTTCTGCCTCAGAGCAACGAGATCGTGCATTGAAAATTGAAAATTCTTCATTCTTCATTCCTCATTCAGAAGACCCGTCCCATCTTCGCAGCCGCAATTGAACATTATGAAGAGCATACTTATCCTAGGCGCCGGTAGATCGGCATCATCGTTGATCCAGTACCTGATCCGTGAGGCGAACGCACAGCAATGGCGCATTACCATTGGCGATAAAGACGCTGCGCATGCCGCAGCGATGGTAAAAGAAGGCGCATCGGTAGCGAAGGGAGTGACATTGGATGCGACCGATGCAAAAGCACGCGGCGCGTTGATCGCGAAGCACGATCTGGTGATCAGCATGCTGCCAGCTTTCCTGCACATGGATGTGGTGAAGGACTGCATTAAACTTGGGAAGCACGTGATCACACCAAGTTATGTTCCTGATGCGATGTGGGCGTTGGATGCGGAGATCAAGAAAGCGAATATTGTCGTGATGAACGAGTTGGGTCTGGACCCAGGGATCGACCACATGAGCGCCTTGCGTATTTTGGATCGGATCCGCAAAGAGGGCGGCCGAATAGAAGCTTTCGAGAGTCACACAGGCGGGTTGGTCGCACCGGAAAGCGATACCAATCCATGGAATTACAAATTCAGTTGGAATCCGCGCAACGTTGTATTGGCGGGACAAGGCGGTGCCGCCATGTATATCCGGAACGGGTGTACCAAGTACGTACCTTACCACAAACTCTTTCAGCGTACACAAAAAGTGGAAGTTCCAGGTTACGGTTCCTTCGATGCATATGCCAACCGTGACTCACTGAAGTACCGATCACTCTACCGGTTGGAGAACATACCCACCCTGTTACGCGGCACATTGCGTAAAGCCGGGTATTGCGCTGCGTGGGATGTGTTCGTGCAATTGGGATGTACGGACGACAGTTTCAAGATGGAACTTGGCACTAATGCTACTTGGAGCGATTACATGGATTCTTTCCTACCGGCCAACAAGGAATTGGATACACGTGCAAATCTGGCCACCCAGCTAGGCTTGGACCCGAATGGTGAAATAATGGCCAAGCTGGACTGGCTCGGCCTCTTCGGTGAAACGGCTATCGGTGTGACCGGTCTCTCACCTGCCGCTACGCTGCAAACCTTGTTGGAGCGGAAATGGGAATTGCTTCCTACAGACAAAGATCTTGTGGTCATGTGGCACCGTTTCGTATATGAATTGAACGGAAAACAGCATGAGATCCAGGCCAACCTTACAGTAGAAGGTATAGATGACCGCTATACGGCCATGGCCAAGACCGTTGGACTGCCCGTGGCCATAGCAGCTAAAATGATCTTGAACGGAACAATAAAGGAACGCGGAGTATTGCTGCCCTTGACCCCTTCCATCTACGACCCTATACTTACCGAATTGGAAACACTTGGTGTCGTGTTCAATGAAGTAGAGATCAGTTGAATAAACATGCAAGGCTGTTCGTTGATCACTTAGAACCCGATCATCAGATCACTGATCATTGCGCGGTATTCGGGTGAGTAATCGAACGGTCCAGCATTTTGAATAATCAAAGATGACTCTTCCACAGTTTCCAATTTGATTCTTTTAAGCATCATTAGCACTCTTTTTGGCGACTTATGTGGTGAATAAGACACAATGAAACGTTGCGCCGGATGCAGATTATGCTTTGCGGCAATGGGCACAAGATCATTTTCACGTTCCACCGGAATGATCACGGCGAAGCGGCCATCTGGTGTGAGAGAACGACCTACAACGCACACTAGGTCTTGAAAGGTGAGATCCTCACTATGCTTGGCAACGTTGGTGCGTTGATCCGGAGAAGTCAGGGAATTGGCGTAGTAAGGTGGATTGCAAATTACCAAGTCAAATAGGCTCTCCGGCTGATACGATCGAGCATCACAGCAGAGCACTTTGATCCTTGCGGGCCAACGACTATTGGCAGCATTCTCACGGGCTTGCTCAGCGGCAGCAGGATCGATCTCCAATGCGGTAATTTCCGCAGTCAAATTTCGTTGCGCAGCGATCAATGACAATACGCCTGTGCCAGCACCAACGTCCAAGATCCGTTCGGCACCGCAATAGTTCAACCAAGCTCCGAACAAGATGCCATCAGTACTCACTTTTTGAGCGCAGCGATCTTGTTGAATCGTGAATTGTTTGGCTCGGAACGTTGGCTTCGCCATGCACTTAGGCTGTGGTATCAGGATCGGTACAGATCGATCAACCCTTCCGGGGTTCGCACAAGAAGCGTATTGGTCTCCGGGTCGATACCCAGGATCAATTCATCTACCAATGGCACCATTACTTCTTGCTCACCGCGTAGTATTGAAAGGACCGGGTTCTTCGCCGTGCCTTCTATACCGATCACTTCGCCTAAGTCACCGTGTTCCTCATCCTGCACGATCATGCCGATGAACTCTTCTGGATCCCAGGATTCATCGCTTCCGTCAGCCAATAGACCAGGTGGTGCGTAGAGGTCTCTGCCTACAAGAATACCAGCGCTTTGTGGATCATCGAAATCCTCGAATTTCACAAGCGTGTCGCGTCCTTTATCGTGAAGCTTCGAAAAGAAAAAAGGGACCTTTTGCCCTTCGATACCAACGAAGAGGACGCCTTCGTGTACCAGATCATCCAGATCGCAATCCTCGAGGTGTACGGTCAGTTCACCTTTGTATCCCCAAGGCTTACCAAGCTTACCAATGCGATGAAGACTTTCCAGGTCCATGGCGTGAAAGTAACTACAACGGCCGTTTTCCGGTGGTGCTCACCTCCAAGATCTTAGGCTTTTATGAACAAAAAACCCACGCTCCAGTGAAGGAACGCGGGTTCTGAATATTCGTCGTATCAAATTACTCAGCCGCAGGCGCTTCACTCTCAGTTGGGGTTTCAGCAGCCGGAGCCTCAGGTGC
This genomic window from Flavobacteriales bacterium contains:
- a CDS encoding methyltransferase, with protein sequence MAKPTFRAKQFTIQQDRCAQKVSTDGILFGAWLNYCGAERILDVGAGTGVLSLIAAQRNLTAEITALEIDPAAAEQARENAANSRWPARIKVLCCDARSYQPESLFDLVICNPPYYANSLTSPDQRTNVAKHSEDLTFQDLVCVVGRSLTPDGRFAVIIPVERENDLVPIAAKHNLHPAQRFIVSYSPHKSPKRVLMMLKRIKLETVEESSLIIQNAGPFDYSPEYRAMISDLMIGF
- the rimM gene encoding 16S rRNA processing protein RimM, whose product is MDLESLHRIGKLGKPWGYKGELTVHLEDCDLDDLVHEGVLFVGIEGQKVPFFFSKLHDKGRDTLVKFEDFDDPQSAGILVGRDLYAPPGLLADGSDESWDPEEFIGMIVQDEEHGDLGEVIGIEGTAKNPVLSILRGEQEVMVPLVDELILGIDPETNTLLVRTPEGLIDLYRS
- a CDS encoding saccharopine dehydrogenase NADP-binding domain-containing protein — its product is MKSILILGAGRSASSLIQYLIREANAQQWRITIGDKDAAHAAAMVKEGASVAKGVTLDATDAKARGALIAKHDLVISMLPAFLHMDVVKDCIKLGKHVITPSYVPDAMWALDAEIKKANIVVMNELGLDPGIDHMSALRILDRIRKEGGRIEAFESHTGGLVAPESDTNPWNYKFSWNPRNVVLAGQGGAAMYIRNGCTKYVPYHKLFQRTQKVEVPGYGSFDAYANRDSLKYRSLYRLENIPTLLRGTLRKAGYCAAWDVFVQLGCTDDSFKMELGTNATWSDYMDSFLPANKELDTRANLATQLGLDPNGEIMAKLDWLGLFGETAIGVTGLSPAATLQTLLERKWELLPTDKDLVVMWHRFVYELNGKQHEIQANLTVEGIDDRYTAMAKTVGLPVAIAAKMILNGTIKERGVLLPLTPSIYDPILTELETLGVVFNEVEIS
- a CDS encoding DUF4476 domain-containing protein, with product MIRSATLFLTTLLTASCLAQTTDLVFFTDDGSKFTLTVDGDVKNAQAASRVVATGIRTETPVIMINFEDAAQPAFKKSGYFTLGKEYTLMITNNKKGERVLRMTGEAGLGTAAKLPSPDPSNFVEDGPNGVVNEGRTIENGSQQITTTVIEGSSSDGTGENVRIDMGVNGVDFNMNVGVTEGSGSSTTTQTTTMTTTTTTVTNSNTATPSYPVEPVSPVPEPPIYHMPGYTGPIGCGWPMSPTEYADAKTSIESKSFEETKMTTAKQVGRDRCFTAEQVKGIMNTFSFEDTKLEFAKYAYERTYDIGNYYKLNDAFSFESSIEELNEYTQGR